A window from Branchiostoma lanceolatum isolate klBraLanc5 chromosome 9, klBraLanc5.hap2, whole genome shotgun sequence encodes these proteins:
- the LOC136441741 gene encoding small ribosomal subunit protein mS40-like, translating to MAAPIRFVATQLSRRVYPLWQAVSHQRKLTTQVQARWNTSVYLQQARGLSRTSVVRCEAEEDTEGGGSEESELPVVTWEESVSYLRSSEFAERYRGKEVWWDYVRNHKGSVPPQKTRKTCIRARRISTGNPCPICRDQNLVVDYRNVELLQHFICPHTGEMENVLRTGVCQKKHKLLIKEIEKAKDHGLLPFAVPHKEYDYEEYFRKHPATATDTKTG from the exons atGGCTGCGCCTATCAGATTTGTGGCCACTCAACTTTCACGAAGAGTTTATCCTCTTTGGCAAGCGGTTTCTCACCAGAGAAAGCTAACGACGCAG GTCCAGGCTCGATGGAACACCTCAGTCTACCTACAGCAGGCACGGGGCCTGTCCAGAACATCAGTAGTAAGGTGTGAGGCTGAGGAAGATACAGAAGGAGGAGGATCAGAGGAGTCTGAACTCCCCGTGGTAACCTGGGAGGAGAGTGTCAGCTATCTTCGATCATCAG AATTTGCTGAACGCTACAGAGGGAAGGAAGTCTGGTGGGACTATGTAAGGAACCACAAAGGGAGTGTCCCGCCCCAGAAAACACGGAAAACATGCATT AGAGCAAGGAGGATATCCACAGGGAACCCCTGTCCTATCTGTCGGGATCAGAATCTAGTCGTAGACTACAGG AATGTTGAACTTCTACAGCACTTCATCTGCCCCCATACTGGTGAAATGGAAAATGTTCTCAGAACAG GTGTTTGCCAGAAGAAACACAAGCTGTTGATTAAGGAAATTGAAAAGGCTAAAGACCACG GTCTTCTCCCCTTCGCAGTGCCACATAAGGAGTATGATTATGAGGAGTATTTCAGGAAACATCCTGCTACTGCAACTGATACTAAGACAGGGTAG
- the LOC136442092 gene encoding neurogenic locus notch homolog protein 1-like: protein MSWALRFAVVLAACFWTRFDVFQCQSIDTCVSNNCTNGATCVSSNSTSNYTCLCPEGYTGDFCESTDYCASRPCYNNGSCVNQPGGYSCSCSSGYLGQNCEAVVSRCATDNPCQNGAVCQDLTQGGYQCFCKQGYFGENCSREINECASNPCGNNETCHGLVNGYVCQCPIGATNTSSCETDPCTWNRCENGATCSSVGEIYLCGCVEGFLGPNCEENINDCTNTTCRPYEVCTDLVANYSCSCPPGKTGAQCEADLDSCWADPCLNGGACSPVPSAQHGTNYTCNCTDGFLVSGPNCEGDIKECLSSPCQNNGTCQESTGQAGFTCQCPDGYLGNLCEIMLSAVNCSVQDPCENNGTCVDTPQGRNCTCTLGWEGGTCQNDVDECSTSPCLHNGVCENLPGTYRCICLPEWTGQNCQEDFLECALAPCLNNGTCQEGVGTTYNCSCEEGYSGKNCEIVGNATLECSSSPCMNNGTCVENGADMYTCNCTDVFVGQNCETPQNVSMVCTSNPCMNNGTCMENGTEMYTCNCMDGFIGQNCETPKNVSMPVCASNPCNNNGTCIENGTEMYTCNCTEGFTGQNCETPQNVSTVCTSNPCMNNGTCLENGTEMYTCNCTEGYTGENCESPQNVSAVCMPNPCENNGTCLENGTSAYTCNCTEGYEGRNCELENECLLYQPCQNEGTCEDQVDGYNCTCTAGFQGVNCETPVATCNASLCQNNGTCNGSAANFTCACPDGFTGTYCETSPETVQSCASQPCENNATCNESDAGFTCTCAEGYTGLQCESIIDMCALDNNTSPCDNNTSTNCTSIFPSDYNCTCIPGYTGKNCSEEVNECDSQTCLNNGTCQDMVGGFVCICPEGFNGTYCENVLSMCQLNPCNENTTLNCTDVSPGEYNCSCRPGYTGKNCSINIDDCNSQSCQNGGSCVDGVDSFSCQCADGYLGETCEILDLCFTQPCEHGGNCTLSQDYQNYTYSCTEQYFGTNCSMYDYCHNVTCQNNATCGINGTGFFCECLPGYVGEFCAVFDNCLAQPCVHGMCQLLPDGYNCSCEPGYEGTNCENDIDDCASNPCENGATCVESGSDPSGLFYLGYNCTCVPGFVGSNCENETNECASNPCLYGGTCSDLVNGYNCTCLPGFEGDTCELDRRGCDSSPCLNGATCEEVDAVLGTYNCLCPFGFNGTLCENNIDDCEPNRCLNGGICVDLIHNFNCTCPEGYGGHVCQDTINSCSQSPCQNGGTCHYIGACTCEDPNYQPPEVIACGEHNETCQRIACENEPLNTCEVRTTSYECQCVPGYSGSDCELETNECSSNPCQNNGTCTDLLNAFSCNCNGTGYNGEVCTVDVDECAVAETCENGATCVNFAGGFSCLCPVGYEGSICAEESPGPAANATDPFVYIVIAEQLHFLSLFLMIGIPIILVLVLVAAATIYGCRYARKVRRMKGKYNPAAAEMEIGTPLEMLDQDTEERLI, encoded by the exons ATGTCGTGGGCTTTGaggtttgctgtggttttggcGGCGTGTTTTTGGACAAG ATTTGATGTGTTCCAGTGCCAGTCCATAGACACCTGTGTATCAAACAACTGTACCAACGGCGCCACATGTGTCAGCAGCAACTCCACATCAAACTATACATGCTTATGTCCTGAAG GGTACACAGGAGACTTCTGTGAGAGTACTGACTATTGTGCCAGCAGACCATGTTATAACAATGGCAGCTGTGTGAACCAGCCGGGTGGTTACAGCTGCAGCTGTTCCTCGGGCTACCTAGGACAGAATTGTGAGGCAGTCGTCAGCCGCTGTGCCACGGACAACCCCTGTCAGAATGGTGCTGTGTGTCAAGACTTGACACAAG GTGGCTACCAGTGCTTCTGTAAGCAGGGCTACTTCGGAGAGAACTGTTCACGGGAGATCAACGAATGTGCCTCAAATCCCTGTGGCAACAACGAAACCTGCCACGGCCTTGTCAACGGTTACGTCTGTCAGTGTCCAATAG GTGCCACCAATACCAGCAGCTGTGAAACTGACCCTTGCACCTGGAACAGGTGCGAGAACGGTGCCACCTGTTCCAGTGTAGGTGAGATTTATCTCTGTGGGTGTGTGGAGGGGTTCCTGGGACCCAACTGTGAGGAGAACATTAATGACTGCACCAACACAACCTGTCGGCCATATGAAGTCTGCACCGACCTAGTGGCTAACTACAG CTGCTCTTGTCCACCTGGTAAGACTGGTGCCCAGTGTGAGGCTGACCTGGACTCCTGCTGGGCCGACCCATGTCTGAACGGGGGTGCCTGCTCACCTGTTCCCTCAGCACAACATGGGACAAACTACACTTGCAACTGTACAGACGGCTTTTTAG TTTCAGGTCCAAACTGTGAAGGGGACATCAAAGAGTGCCTGTCCTCCCCCTGCCAGAATAATGGGACGTGCCAGGAGTCCACAGGACAGGCAGGCTTCACCTGTCAGTGCCCTGATGGTTACCTTGGCAACCTCTGTGAGATCATGCTCAGTGCAGTGAACTGTAGTGTCCAGGACCCATGTGAAAACAATGGGACATGTGTGGACACACCACAAG GTAGAAACTGTACCTGTACTTtgggatgggaggggggcacgtgtCAGAATGATGTGGACGAGTGCTCCACCTCACCCTGTCTACACAACGGTGTCTGCGAAAACCTTCCCGGTACGTACCGCTGCATTTGTCTACCGGAATGGACCGGTCAGAACTGCCAAGAGGATTTCCTGGAGTGTGCCTTGGCCCCCTGCCTGAATAATGGAACGTGTCAGGAGGGGGTTGGAACCACTTACAACTGCAGCTGTGAGGAAGGGTATTCTGGAAAGAACTGTGAGATCGTCGGTAACGCTACTTTAGAGTGTAGCTCTTCGCCATGTATGAACAATGGTACATGTGTGGAAAATGGAGCggatatgtacacatgtaactgTACGGACGTGTTCGTAGGACAAAACTGTGAAACTCCACAGAATGTGTCAATGGTGTGCACATCAAATCCTTGTATGaacaatggtacatgtatggaaaATGGAActgaaatgtacacatgtaactgTATGGACGGGTTCATAGGACAAAACTGTGAAACTCCAAAGAATGTGTCTATGCCAGTGTGTGCATCAAATCCTTGTAACAACAATGGAACGTGTATAGAAAATGGCActgaaatgtacacatgtaactgTACAGAGGGGTTCACAGGGCAAAACTGTGAAACTCCACAGAATGTTTCTACTGTGTGCACATCAAATCCTTGTATGAACAATGGTACATGTCTAGAAAATGGCActgaaatgtacacatgtaactgcacagaAGGGTACACAGGAGAAAATTGTGAATCTCCACAGAATGTGTCAGCTGTTTGCATGCCAAATCCTTGTGAGAACAATGGAACTTGTCTGGAAAACGGCACTTCTGCTTACACCTGTAATTGTACAGAGGGGTATGAAGGAAGGAACTGTGAGTTAGAGAATGAGTGCCTGTTATACCAGCCTTGCCAAAATGAGGGAACGTGTGAAGATCAAGTGGATGGATACAACTGTACCTGTACTGCTGGTTTCCAAG GTGTGAATTGTGAAACACCTGTTGCCACCTGCAATGCCAGTCTGTGTCAGAACAACGGCACCTGCAACGGATCAGCTGCAAACTTCACCTGTGCGTGTCCAGATGGGTTCACGGGTACATACTGCGAGACAAGCCCAGAGACAGTTCAATCCTGTGCAAGCCAGCCCTGTGAAAACAATGCAACATGTAACGAATCTGATGCCGGTTTTACTTGCACTTGCGCCGAAGGGTATACAGGGTTGCAGTGCGAGAGCATTATCGACATGTGTGCCCTGGACAACAACACAAGCCCATGTGATAACAACACGAGCACCAACTGCACTAGTATTTTCCCATCCGACtacaactgtacatgcattCCCGGCTATACCGGCAAAAACTGCAGTGAAGAGGTAAATGAGTGTGACAGTCAAACATGTTTGAATAACGGGACATGCCAGGACATGGTTGGGGGCTTCGTGTGCATTTGTCCTGAAGGCTTCAACGGTACATACTGCGAAAATGTCCTGAGTATGTGTCAGCTAAACCCTTGTAATGAGAACACGACTCTAAATTGTACCGATGTTTCCCCTGGAGAATACAACTGTTCTTGTCGACCGGGCTATACTGGTAAAAACTGTAGCATCAATATCGATGATTGTAACAGTCAGTCTTGCCAGAATGGAGGATCCTGTGTAGATGGGGTGGACTCCTTCTCTTGCCAGTGTGCTGATGGTTACTTAGGGGAAACATGCGAGATTCTAGACCTATGCTTCACACAGCCATGTGAGCATGGGGGTAACTGCACGCTAAGTCAGGACTATCAAAACTACACATACTCCTGTACTGAGCAGTACTTTGGAACAAACTGTAGCATGTATGACTATTGCCACAATGTGACCTGCCAGAATAATGCAACCTGTGGCATTAACGGTACAGGGTTTTTCTGTGAGTGCCTGCCGGGTTATGTTGGAGAGTTCTGTGCAGTATTTGACAACTGCTTGGCACAGCCGTGCGTACATGGAATGTGTCAACTCCTACCCGACGGCTACAACTGCAGCTGTGAACCGGGCTACGAGGGGACGAACTGTGAAAACGACATCGACGATTGCGCATCCAACCCGTGCGAAAATGGAGCGACCTGCGTCGAGAGCGGTAGCGATCCAAGCGGGCTGTTCTACCTTGGGTACAACTGCACCTGTGTGCCTGGCTTTGTCGGCAGTAATTGTGAAAACGAGACCAACGAGTGTGCTAGCAATCCTTGTCTCTATGGGGGTACTTGTAGTGATCTTGTTAACGGTTACAACTGTACATGCTTGCCAGGTTTTGAAGGCGACACCTGTGAGTTGGACAGAAGAGGCTGTGATTCCAGTCCGTGCCTCAACGGCGCCACTTGTGAAGAAGTTGACGCAGTGCTCGGTACATACAACTGTCTCTGTCCTTTCGGTTTCAACGGGACTTTGTGCGAAAACAACATCGATGACTGTGAACCCAACCGTTGCTTGAATGGTGGCATCTGTGTAGACCTCATCCATAACTTTAACTGCACGTGTCCCGAAGGATATGGTGGACATGTTTGTCAGGACACCATCAACTCGTGTTCGCAGTCCCCCTGCCAAAATGGCGGAACGTGCCACTACATCGGGGCATGTACGTGCGAGGATCCCAACTACCAGCCACCAGAAGTGATCGCGTGCGGAGAGCACAACGAAACGTGCCAGAGAATAGCTTGCGAAAACGAACCACTGAACACGTGTGAAGTAAGAACTACATCGTACGAGTGCCAGTGTGTACCGGGCTACTCGGGTAGTGACTGTGAATTAGAGACAAACGAATGTAGCTCCAATCCTTGCCAAAACAATGGCACATGTACAGACTTGTTAAATGCCTTCTCCTGCAATTGTAACGGAACAGGCTACAATGGAGAGGTGTGTACTGTTGATGTAGATGAGTGTGCAGTTGCGGAAACATGTGAAAACGGAGCGACCTGTGTCAACTTTGCAGGTGGTTTCAGCTGCCTGTGTCCTGTGGGATATGAAg GTAGCATATGTGCGGAAGAGAGCCCAGGTCCAGCTGCTAATGCCACGGATCCATTTGTTTACATAG TTATTGCAGAGCAACTCCATTTCCTTTCCCTCTTTCTGATGATAG GGATTCCCATCATCCTGGTTCTGGTGCTGGTTGCCGCGGCGACCATCTACGGGTGCCGGTACGCCCGTAAGGTCCGGCGCATGAAGGGGAAGTACAACCCAGCCGCTGCGGAGATGGAGATAGGAACTCCTCTAGAGATGCTGGACCAAGATACAGAGGAGAGACTTATATAG